A region from the Mercenaria mercenaria strain notata chromosome 7, MADL_Memer_1, whole genome shotgun sequence genome encodes:
- the LOC128558393 gene encoding low-density lipoprotein receptor-related protein 5-like — protein MQMQRCSISFSAILSDNFFVILDTVQGGLYQIDQETKTPYTIEIDDANVPTTLTYDPVRKDVIWVDIAKHAVKKKRLGSTEEIAVRSGVDDTSTVTVDVSTGNIYISSGGEIIIVSPSLDVTTVVDSTDINGDIGKIALMPESGLMSWFESGDTSRIMIGNMDGTNIRPISVTIDTPEDIAFDLEDGIHILIS, from the exons ATGCAGATGCAGcggtgtagtatttctttttcagCTATTCTCAGTGACAACTTTTTTGTCATCTTGGATACAGTTCAGGGTGGTCTGTATCAGATTGATCAAGAAACAAAGACACCGTACACTATTGAAATCGACGATGCTAACGTACCAACGACGCTGACCTATGACCCTGTGAGGAAAGATGTTATATGGGTGGATATAGCTAAACACGCTGTAAAAAAGAAGAGACTCGGATCAACAGAGGAAATTGCCGTGCGGTCAG GTGTTGATGATACTAGCACGGTAACAGTTGATGTATCAACTGGTAACATCTATATATCGTCTGGAGGTGAAATCATAATAGTCAGTCCTTCCCTTGATGTGACGACTGTCGTTGATTCAACAGACATAAACGGTGACATTGGAAAAATTGCTTTAATGCCGGAATCTGG GTTAATGTCATGGTTTGAAAGCGGTGATACTTCACGAATTATGATCGGAAATATGGATGGAACTAACATACGACCAATAAGTGTAACTATAGACACCCCTGAAGATATTGCGTTCGACTTGGAAGATGGTATACACATTTTGATATCATGA